In Cydia amplana chromosome 2, ilCydAmpl1.1, whole genome shotgun sequence, the following proteins share a genomic window:
- the LOC134662143 gene encoding uncharacterized protein LOC134662143 has translation MSGFNPYGNPPQYPPPQSQIYPQLYNPTNAPVPGQQAPQPAQPYPYQPGFAYAYPGQPGMVPSGPGIAPTPPYPGQMATAPSAPAAFSYAGFPNVTPQQGYGPAIEWIPSSTGDAATLSDRAVVAGYEGSDGSPLWVIRARFEGDLIPGKFAAKHRAAYVPWGSNENSVDRFEVCCARPERIRWVPSRDGAAPPNAVVAGNTAAGEPLYVGRAKHEGSLTPGKVHPSHKSMYISYGGKEIPHNTYEVLCTI, from the exons ATGTCTGGATTTA ATCCGTATGGGAACCCACCCCAGTACCCTCCGCCCCAGAGCCAGATATACCCACAGCTATACAACCCCACCAATGCTCCAGTGCCCGGGCAACAAGCCCCACAACCAGCTCAACCATACCCATATCAGCCGGGCTTTGCATATGCATACCCTGGACAACCTGGAATGGTGCCGTCTGGCCCTGGCATAGCCCCAACTCCTCCATACCCTGGACAGATGGCAACTGCACCTTCAGCACCTGCAGCTTTCTCATATGCCGGCTTTCCTAATGTCACTCCACAACAAGGATATGGGC CGGCCATTGAATGGATTCCATCGTCCACTGGAGACGCAGCCACCCTAAGTGACAGAGCTGTGGTGGCGGGGTACGAGGGATCCGACGGCAGTCCTCTGTGGGTGATCAGGGCGCGTTTCGAAGGAGACCTGATCCCCGGCAAGTTCGCTGCTAAGCACCGTGCGGCTTATGTGCCTTGGGGGAGCAATGAAAACTCTGTTGATCGTTTTGAG GTGTGCTGCGCGCGTCCGGAGAGGATCCGCTGGGTCCCGAGCCGCGACGGCGCCGCGCCGCCCAACGCCGTGGTGGCCGGGAACACGGCTGCCGGCGAGCCGCTCTACGTCGGCCGCGCCAAGCACGAGGGCTCGCTCACGCCGGGCAAG GTTCATCCTTCGCACAAAAGTATGTACATTTCCTATGGCGGTAAAGAAATACCCCATAACACCTACGAGGTATTGTGTACTATTTGA